A genomic region of Alligator mississippiensis isolate rAllMis1 chromosome 4, rAllMis1, whole genome shotgun sequence contains the following coding sequences:
- the FAM131B gene encoding protein FAM131B isoform X3: MRGSTQQTRTDFSWDGINLSMEDTTSILPRLKRNSNAYGIGALAKSSFSGISRSMKDHVTKPTAMGQGRVAHMIEWQGWGKGNSQQQQHTHETARKDADAYSDLSDGEKEARFLAGVMEQFAISEATLMAWSSMDGEDVSVNSNQENLASNYSENYQELMENPEHMAQTQYDSWPHSYVSQGMYCLGSSDAWETSDQSLIASPATGSYLGQNFEESQPNLQESILIQSSLIHQHQMQQQQQQQQQQAILQNAGLVDVWPPQTAPGGGTGAESSTYVGVHTEEEGNPLLEKAPLLNKKPSPEEDDAVCRDLESLSPREELENAALSRKVSDVTSSGVQSFDEEEGETNN, encoded by the exons CTCTCCATGGAAGACACAACCTCCATTCTCCCCAGGCTGAAGCGGAACTCCAATGCTTATGGGATCGGGGCTTTGGCTAAATCATCTTTCTCTG GGATATCTCGCAGCATGAAGGATCACGTCACGAAGCCAACAGCTATGGGGCAGGGTCGTGTGGCTCACATGATTGAGTGGCAAGGCTGGGGCAAAGGGAacagccagcaacagcagcacacaCATGAGACAGCGCGCAAAGATGCTGATGCCTATTCAGACCTGAGCGACGGCGAGAAAGAAGCCCGATTCCTTGCAG GAGTGATGGAGCAGTTTGCCATCTCTGAGGCTACTCTCATGGCCTGGTCCTCCATGGATGGTGAGGATGTGAGTGTCAACTCAAATCAAGAGAATCTGGCAAGCAACTATAGTGAGAACTACCAGGAACTGATGGAGAACCCAG AACATATGGCTCAGACACAGTACGACAGTTGGCCTCATTCCTATGTCTCACAGGGCATGTACTGCCTAGGCTCCTCTGATGCTTGGGAGACCAGTGACCAGTCCCTCATCGCTTCACCAGCTACTGGCTCTTACCTAGGCCAAAACTTTGAAGAGTCCCAGCCCAACCTGCAGGAGAGCATATTGATTCAGAGCAGCCTCATCCATCAGCATCagatgcagcaacagcagcagcagcagcagcagcaagccatATTGCAGAATGCAGGGCTAGTTGATGTGTGGCCCCCCCAGACTGCTCCaggtgggggcactggtgctgAATCCAGCACCTATGTGGGGGTTCAcacagaggaggaagggaaccCACTGCTGGAGAAAGCTCCCCTGCTGAACAAGAAGCCTTCACCAGAGGAGGATGATGCTGTATGCCGGGACTTAGAGTCCCTCTCTCCTAGGGAGGAGTTGGAAAATGCTGCACTCAGCCGTAAGGTCTCAGATGTTACTTCATCCGGGGTGCAGTCCTTTgatgaggaggagggggaaacaaACAATTGA